Proteins encoded within one genomic window of Prochlorococcus marinus str. MIT 9515:
- a CDS encoding DoxX family protein, with amino-acid sequence MDLRKFYSLNFLGKLLLSAIFVNAIPGKITNFGSQVNYIASRGFPESFSIVMLIGAIVLLISGTVLLIFSEKTKLACTLLLIFLVPTTIIFHLVPFQLMAITRNLSLIGGLLVAIDKSKINYLNPSSNLETKEIEYSDLNEDN; translated from the coding sequence ATGGACTTAAGAAAATTCTATTCTTTAAATTTTCTTGGTAAATTATTGCTAAGCGCAATTTTTGTAAATGCAATACCCGGAAAAATTACAAATTTTGGTAGTCAAGTTAATTACATAGCTAGCAGAGGATTCCCCGAATCATTTTCAATAGTTATGTTAATTGGAGCAATAGTTCTTTTGATAAGCGGTACAGTTCTTTTGATCTTTTCAGAAAAAACTAAACTTGCTTGTACGCTGCTTCTTATTTTTTTAGTCCCTACTACAATTATTTTTCACTTAGTACCATTTCAATTAATGGCGATTACTCGAAATCTATCATTAATTGGAGGATTATTAGTGGCGATAGATAAATCTAAGATTAATTACTTAAATCCATCTTCAAACCTAGAAACAAAAGAAATTGAGTATTCTGATTTGAATGAAGATAATTAG
- the rluF gene encoding 23S rRNA pseudouridine(2604) synthase RluF, translating to MATRINKYLSEVGYCSRRVADRLIEEGKVTINGKISEIGTKVKEDDQVEVEGIIIDKPTKQKYIYLAFNKPVGIVCTTDRRVEPDNIIDFINYSTRIFPIGRLDKNSEGLIFLTNDGDIVNKILRARNNHEKEYIVSVNRPINRDFIHNMSNGVKILDTITKNCFVKQLGVKKFKIILTQGLNRQIRRMCESLGYRVQSLKRIRIMNIKLDIPTGKYREFTKDELLELSGLLENSSKTFN from the coding sequence ATGGCTACCAGAATAAATAAATATTTAAGTGAAGTAGGTTACTGTTCAAGAAGAGTAGCAGATAGATTAATTGAAGAAGGAAAAGTAACCATTAATGGTAAAATTTCAGAAATAGGTACCAAGGTAAAGGAAGATGATCAAGTAGAAGTTGAAGGAATAATAATAGATAAACCAACTAAACAAAAATATATATACTTAGCCTTCAATAAACCTGTAGGAATTGTTTGCACAACCGATAGAAGAGTTGAACCTGACAATATAATAGATTTCATCAATTATTCTACAAGAATTTTCCCCATTGGAAGATTGGATAAGAACAGTGAGGGACTTATTTTTTTAACTAATGATGGTGATATCGTAAATAAAATACTTAGAGCAAGAAATAATCATGAAAAAGAATACATAGTAAGCGTTAATCGCCCGATTAATAGAGACTTTATTCATAACATGAGTAATGGAGTTAAAATATTAGACACCATTACTAAGAATTGTTTCGTAAAACAATTGGGGGTAAAAAAATTTAAAATCATACTCACTCAAGGACTAAACCGTCAGATTAGGCGAATGTGCGAGTCATTGGGCTACAGAGTACAATCTTTAAAACGTATAAGAATTATGAATATTAAGTTAGACATCCCAACTGGAAAATATCGCGAATTTACCAAAGATGAACTCTTAGAATTAAGTGGATTACTTGAAAACTCTTCAAAAACATTTAACTAA
- a CDS encoding GMC oxidoreductase has product MIIDDHHYDFIIIGSGAGGATLARQLSRKGKWVLVLERGGQLPLEEQNIIGTDLFRKTRYHPEGENWLGPDGDPFAPQTVYALGGNTKIWGAVLERMRTEDFEDLSLQEGTSPSWPISYEELEPFYRKAEEIYNVKGRQGIDKTEPNRSSGYDNPPKSIDPLFKEIQNILIEEGFNPYYLPISWPESSQDIDFDNCAMFQKGDAQLYGIYNSNQDFLRIKTNAKVLKLDVNSSGKSVKGVEAEIDGDKWLFSSDIVILSAGAINTPIILLNSKSSSHPNGLANSSKMVGKNLMNIQMTCILQRANNLTSGYFSKTLGLNDFYFGDKNVNFPLGHIQTGGGVLRDAFFAESPPVLSLITKLIPDFGLKNLAKRSISWWAMTEVLPDPENAVTIQNNKVKINYIHNNLEAHDRLVYRWLDTLKVIENNPLSISITRTPAHPRGLAPLSIVGYSCGTCKMGNDPKTSVVNKNGKCHDLDNLYISDASIFPSCPSIGHGLTVIAMSLKLGDYLTYGNLYKPLICRP; this is encoded by the coding sequence ATGATAATAGATGATCATCACTATGACTTCATAATAATTGGAAGCGGTGCTGGTGGAGCCACTTTAGCCCGTCAATTATCAAGAAAGGGGAAATGGGTCCTAGTTCTAGAGAGGGGAGGTCAGCTTCCTTTAGAAGAACAGAATATTATAGGCACGGATTTATTTAGAAAAACAAGATATCACCCTGAGGGGGAAAATTGGCTTGGTCCTGATGGGGATCCTTTTGCTCCTCAAACTGTATATGCGCTTGGAGGGAACACTAAAATCTGGGGTGCAGTTTTAGAAAGGATGCGAACTGAAGATTTTGAAGATCTTTCTTTACAAGAGGGAACTTCTCCATCATGGCCCATATCATATGAGGAACTCGAACCATTTTATAGAAAAGCAGAAGAAATTTATAATGTAAAAGGGAGGCAAGGTATTGATAAAACAGAGCCTAATAGATCGAGTGGTTATGATAATCCCCCAAAATCTATAGACCCTTTATTCAAAGAGATACAAAATATTTTGATAGAAGAGGGATTTAATCCCTATTATCTACCAATTAGCTGGCCTGAAAGTTCTCAAGATATTGATTTTGATAACTGTGCAATGTTTCAAAAAGGAGATGCCCAACTTTATGGAATTTATAATTCAAATCAAGATTTCCTGAGAATTAAAACCAACGCTAAAGTTTTAAAACTAGATGTAAACTCTTCTGGGAAATCTGTCAAAGGTGTTGAGGCAGAGATAGATGGGGATAAATGGCTTTTCTCCTCAGATATTGTTATTCTCTCAGCTGGAGCAATTAATACTCCTATAATTTTATTAAATTCAAAATCTTCATCACATCCAAATGGTTTAGCTAATAGTTCAAAAATGGTTGGCAAAAATTTGATGAATATTCAAATGACTTGTATTCTTCAAAGAGCTAATAATCTCACCAGTGGATATTTTTCAAAAACCTTAGGATTAAATGATTTTTACTTTGGGGATAAAAACGTTAATTTCCCATTAGGTCACATACAAACTGGAGGAGGAGTACTTAGGGATGCTTTTTTTGCGGAATCTCCGCCAGTTCTATCTTTAATTACAAAATTAATACCCGACTTTGGATTAAAGAATTTAGCAAAAAGGTCAATATCATGGTGGGCAATGACGGAAGTCTTACCAGATCCTGAAAACGCAGTAACCATTCAAAATAATAAGGTAAAAATTAATTACATACATAACAATCTTGAGGCACACGATCGATTAGTTTATAGATGGCTTGACACTTTAAAAGTTATTGAGAATAACCCCCTTTCTATATCAATAACCAGAACGCCGGCACACCCAAGAGGATTAGCTCCGCTAAGCATAGTTGGTTATTCCTGCGGGACTTGCAAGATGGGAAATGACCCGAAAACCTCAGTAGTTAATAAAAACGGGAAGTGTCATGACCTTGATAATCTTTATATTTCAGATGCGAGTATATTTCCAAGCTGCCCAAGTATTGGGCATGGTTTAACAGTTATTGCTATGTCCCTCAAATTAGGAGATTATCTTACTTATGGAAATCTTTATAAACCATTAATATGCAGACCTTAA
- a CDS encoding cytochrome c oxidase subunit 3 — protein MVSKNQTLTLNHKPGHIKHDGHNMTGFIIFLCSESIIFFAFFVGYSVLKISAPVWYPSGINGIDVKMPLINTVILVSSSFVIYFAEKYLHKKNLWGFRIVWFITMIMGSYFVYGQYVEWSELTFSLQSGAFGGMFYLLTGFHGLHVITGILLMGLMLYRSFLPNNYKGGEMGVESVSLFWHFVDVIWLLLFGLIYLWQ, from the coding sequence ATGGTTTCAAAAAATCAAACTCTAACCTTAAATCATAAACCAGGCCATATTAAACATGATGGTCATAATATGACTGGATTTATAATATTTTTATGCTCTGAAAGTATTATATTCTTTGCTTTTTTCGTAGGTTACAGCGTCCTTAAAATTAGTGCACCTGTTTGGTACCCCTCAGGTATAAATGGTATCGATGTAAAGATGCCACTAATTAATACGGTAATTTTAGTCTCTTCAAGTTTTGTGATTTACTTTGCAGAAAAATATCTACATAAGAAAAATCTGTGGGGGTTCAGAATCGTTTGGTTCATCACAATGATAATGGGAAGTTACTTTGTTTATGGTCAATATGTAGAGTGGTCTGAACTCACTTTCAGCTTACAGAGCGGAGCTTTTGGGGGGATGTTTTATTTACTTACCGGTTTTCATGGTCTCCACGTTATAACAGGGATCTTACTAATGGGGCTTATGTTGTATAGATCATTTCTTCCAAACAATTATAAAGGTGGAGAAATGGGGGTTGAATCAGTAAGTCTTTTTTGGCATTTTGTTGATGTGATTTGGCTCCTTTTATTTGGTCTTATTTATTTGTGGCAATAA
- a CDS encoding DUF2231 domain-containing protein, with product MIIFNNYLFFQIGGLKSIYSLFSLLIKSPISEISDKLGPNDLPYKIPLHPNLVHLTIGLFAIGIFFDIAGAFYPFEKRILRFLAFPVTRVGFHDVGWYNILAASFITFFTVATGFFEMLLAVPIPEVKSILGQSAISTMLWHAIGGVAILFVMISMTIWRGYQRFVFRKDFGRQVSWSYIFLGALILILMGLHGSLGAWLASDFGVHITADQLLVRGEDLNQIFQ from the coding sequence ATGATAATTTTTAATAATTATCTTTTTTTTCAAATAGGTGGTTTAAAAAGTATTTACAGCCTTTTCTCTCTTTTAATAAAATCACCAATTAGTGAAATATCAGATAAATTAGGGCCAAATGATTTGCCTTATAAAATTCCATTACATCCAAATCTTGTTCATTTAACTATAGGTTTATTTGCTATTGGAATATTCTTTGATATTGCAGGAGCATTTTATCCTTTTGAGAAAAGAATTCTGAGATTTCTTGCTTTTCCAGTAACAAGAGTGGGATTTCATGATGTTGGTTGGTATAACATTCTTGCGGCTTCCTTTATAACTTTCTTTACAGTTGCAACTGGTTTTTTTGAAATGTTGCTCGCAGTTCCAATACCTGAAGTCAAAAGTATTTTAGGTCAAAGTGCGATTTCTACAATGCTATGGCATGCCATAGGCGGAGTGGCTATTTTATTTGTAATGATTTCGATGACTATATGGAGAGGTTATCAAAGATTTGTTTTTAGGAAGGATTTCGGAAGACAAGTCTCTTGGTCTTATATATTTTTAGGAGCCTTGATTTTAATTTTGATGGGGCTACATGGCAGTTTAGGAGCATGGCTTGCAAGCGATTTTGGAGTTCATATTACGGCTGACCAACTTCTTGTAAGAGGAGAAGATCTTAATCAAATATTCCAATGA
- a CDS encoding DUF2231 domain-containing protein: MAYILINTFSIFSSLLPALNEKNLPWIDVIHPIVVHFVIAMALGAVVFDFVGIIFKKPNLYEVSFLNLTVATIAIFIAIVFGQIEAGLSNPYGVSRDILNYHSTIGWSLAGVLSVITGWRYVSRQSNPQVLSKGFVFVDLILAALVCTQVYLGDMLVWIYGLHTVPVVQAVREGLL; the protein is encoded by the coding sequence ATGGCTTATATCTTGATCAATACTTTTTCTATATTTTCAAGTTTGCTTCCTGCATTGAATGAAAAAAATCTTCCATGGATTGATGTTATTCATCCTATTGTAGTTCATTTTGTAATTGCAATGGCTCTAGGCGCTGTAGTATTTGATTTTGTTGGAATAATATTCAAAAAACCTAATTTATATGAAGTAAGTTTTTTAAATCTAACCGTTGCAACAATTGCTATCTTTATTGCTATTGTGTTTGGTCAAATTGAAGCTGGACTAAGTAATCCATATGGAGTCTCAAGAGATATTTTGAACTATCACAGCACAATAGGATGGTCCTTAGCGGGGGTACTCTCGGTCATTACAGGATGGAGATATGTTTCAAGACAAAGCAATCCTCAAGTCCTGTCAAAAGGTTTTGTTTTTGTAGATTTAATTTTAGCCGCCTTAGTTTGTACTCAAGTGTATTTAGGAGATATGTTGGTTTGGATTTATGGATTACATACAGTTCCAGTTGTTCAAGCTGTTAGAGAAGGATTATTATGA
- a CDS encoding Ycf34 family protein, whose protein sequence is MCICINCKWVDRCKTYHDVEKNHKVEHLTSYPDVNAKNPLIHVSLVEEKNGNVSIEWDVRSCSSFYEEIGRWSKIKPGIQVPA, encoded by the coding sequence ATGTGTATTTGTATTAATTGTAAATGGGTCGATAGGTGTAAGACATATCATGATGTAGAAAAAAATCATAAAGTTGAACATCTAACTTCTTATCCAGATGTTAATGCTAAAAATCCATTAATACATGTAAGCCTAGTTGAAGAAAAAAATGGGAATGTCTCAATTGAATGGGATGTTAGATCTTGTTCTAGTTTTTATGAGGAGATTGGTCGGTGGTCAAAAATTAAACCTGGAATTCAGGTTCCTGCTTAA
- a CDS encoding cytochrome c oxidase subunit II, whose translation MNTKIRRLKKKNFSNTFIIIIAVLLNLLVSLLMGYWSYSWLPIQASEAAHYVDNLFAFETTIGTFIFLGCTGTMAWILVFNRAPKYDESNGEPLEGNLKLEIIWTIVPLILVLAISIYSTGVNNKLENLGSKIKYDFGSEVPFVEEKKVFDYGPIDVISRQWNWEFVYPNGIHSSELHLPVNKRSNFRLITEDVIHSFYVPAFRLKQDIIPGSVITYSLTPTKEGVYRLRDAMFSGAYFSQNQTNVIVESEDIFLQWINETVKKEPQNGLNPAGRLYDKRLRNGNRGWATVKPAPDPKVNEVGFEERPHDS comes from the coding sequence ATGAATACTAAAATAAGAAGATTAAAGAAAAAGAATTTTTCAAACACTTTTATAATAATTATTGCAGTATTACTAAACTTGCTAGTAAGTCTATTAATGGGTTATTGGTCTTATAGTTGGTTACCAATACAAGCCTCAGAGGCTGCTCATTATGTAGATAATCTATTTGCATTTGAAACCACTATTGGTACTTTTATCTTTCTGGGCTGTACAGGAACAATGGCTTGGATTTTAGTATTCAATAGAGCTCCTAAGTATGACGAAAGCAATGGTGAACCTTTAGAGGGAAATTTAAAACTTGAAATTATATGGACAATAGTTCCTCTTATTTTAGTTTTAGCAATATCAATATATTCAACAGGTGTTAATAATAAACTTGAAAACTTAGGGTCAAAAATAAAATATGATTTCGGCTCAGAGGTACCTTTTGTTGAGGAGAAAAAAGTTTTTGATTATGGACCTATTGACGTGATTTCAAGGCAATGGAATTGGGAGTTTGTTTATCCAAATGGAATACATAGTTCTGAATTACATTTGCCCGTTAATAAGAGATCAAATTTCAGATTAATAACAGAAGATGTAATTCATAGTTTTTATGTCCCAGCATTTAGATTAAAACAAGATATTATTCCTGGAAGTGTAATTACATATTCGCTTACACCTACTAAAGAAGGTGTATATAGATTGAGAGACGCAATGTTTAGTGGTGCCTATTTTTCACAAAATCAAACAAATGTAATCGTAGAGTCTGAAGACATTTTTTTACAATGGATTAATGAGACTGTAAAAAAAGAACCTCAAAATGGATTAAATCCTGCTGGCCGTTTGTACGATAAAAGGCTAAGAAATGGTAATAGAGGTTGGGCGACAGTTAAACCTGCTCCTGATCCAAAAGTTAATGAGGTGGGTTTTGAAGAAAGACCCCATGATAGTTGA
- a CDS encoding Nif11-like leader peptide family natural product precursor, whose translation MSEDQIKKFLIEIQKNKNFLNQVMSVGTADEIAKIANDSGFKFTGSELKNISNKVINGVKIKSQDTSPSYNFGEGGN comes from the coding sequence GTGTCAGAAGACCAAATAAAAAAATTTTTAATTGAAATACAAAAAAACAAAAATTTTCTTAATCAAGTTATGAGCGTTGGAACTGCAGATGAGATTGCCAAAATTGCGAATGATTCAGGATTTAAATTTACAGGTAGCGAATTAAAAAATATTTCTAATAAAGTTATTAATGGAGTAAAGATTAAAAGTCAAGATACATCGCCTTCCTATAATTTTGGAGAAGGTGGAAATTAA
- a CDS encoding cytochrome c oxidase subunit I yields the protein MTIVNYDPRLVKTKNPYPKGPNDWKRFFSFNTDAKVIGIQYIVTALFFLLIGGLLGMLIRGELITPPSDLFDPTVYNGLYTMHGTIMLFLFLFPILSGLTNLLVPPMIGAPDMAFPKLNALAFWLVPVFSIILLLSFFVPGGPASSGWWSYPPISIQNPLGKIINGEMLWIIAISLSGISSIIGAVNFVTTIIRMRAPGMGFFKMPIFIWTVLAAQLLQLLGLPALTGGAIMLFFDLTFGTSFFRVEGGGDPVLFQHFFWFYSHPAVYVMVLPVFGIFSELFPVYSRKPLFGYKFVAIASFGITILSLVVWVHHMFYTGTPMWMRNLFMFTTMLIAVPTGVKVFAWIATLWGGNIRLSTPMLFCLGGLFNFIFGGITGVMLATVPVDIHVGNTYFVVAHFHYIIFNTIAFGIFAAIYHWFPKFTGKMFYEGLGKIHFTLTFIGATLNWLPLHWAGLLGMPRRVASYDPEFAIWNVLASIGAFILGVASIPFILNMVSSWVRGKSAPPNPWKAIGLEWLLPSPPPHENFEEDIPTVLNEPYCYGLDKPFVEDEKFYVEKSLKKH from the coding sequence ATGACAATTGTTAATTATGATCCAAGATTAGTTAAAACTAAAAATCCCTATCCCAAAGGGCCCAATGATTGGAAAAGGTTTTTTAGTTTTAATACGGATGCAAAAGTAATTGGCATTCAATATATTGTCACAGCTCTTTTTTTCTTATTAATAGGTGGTCTTTTAGGGATGTTGATTAGAGGAGAGTTAATAACACCACCATCAGATCTTTTTGATCCAACCGTTTACAACGGTCTGTACACTATGCACGGAACAATCATGCTTTTTTTGTTCCTATTCCCTATTTTAAGTGGTTTAACAAATTTACTTGTACCTCCCATGATAGGAGCGCCAGATATGGCTTTCCCAAAACTTAATGCCTTAGCATTTTGGCTAGTCCCAGTTTTCTCAATAATACTTCTTTTAAGTTTTTTTGTTCCTGGAGGGCCGGCCTCTTCAGGTTGGTGGTCATATCCCCCTATAAGTATTCAAAATCCTCTTGGAAAAATAATAAATGGGGAAATGTTATGGATAATAGCAATATCTTTATCTGGGATTTCTTCGATCATTGGTGCTGTCAACTTTGTCACAACAATAATAAGAATGCGAGCCCCTGGGATGGGATTTTTCAAGATGCCAATTTTTATTTGGACTGTATTAGCAGCTCAATTATTACAATTACTTGGATTACCTGCCTTAACTGGTGGAGCGATAATGTTATTTTTTGATCTAACATTTGGAACAAGTTTTTTCAGAGTTGAGGGGGGAGGAGACCCTGTTTTGTTTCAGCATTTTTTCTGGTTTTATTCTCATCCTGCCGTCTATGTGATGGTTTTACCTGTATTTGGAATATTTTCTGAACTTTTTCCTGTTTATTCCAGAAAACCTCTTTTTGGATATAAATTTGTTGCTATCGCTTCTTTTGGTATAACTATTCTTTCATTAGTTGTTTGGGTTCATCACATGTTCTATACAGGCACACCAATGTGGATGAGAAATTTATTTATGTTTACTACTATGCTCATTGCTGTGCCTACAGGTGTAAAAGTATTTGCCTGGATAGCTACATTATGGGGCGGAAATATTAGGTTAAGTACACCCATGCTTTTTTGTTTGGGGGGATTATTTAATTTTATTTTTGGAGGAATCACTGGCGTAATGCTTGCAACAGTGCCAGTAGACATTCATGTTGGAAATACATATTTTGTTGTTGCTCATTTTCACTATATTATTTTTAATACCATTGCTTTTGGAATATTTGCAGCTATTTATCACTGGTTCCCAAAATTTACTGGAAAGATGTTTTATGAAGGTTTAGGAAAAATTCATTTTACTCTTACTTTTATAGGAGCGACTTTAAATTGGTTACCGCTTCATTGGGCTGGTTTATTAGGAATGCCGAGAAGAGTTGCCTCTTATGATCCTGAATTTGCAATTTGGAATGTACTAGCAAGTATTGGAGCTTTTATTCTTGGAGTTGCCTCTATTCCTTTTATTTTAAATATGGTTAGTTCATGGGTTAGAGGTAAATCAGCTCCCCCAAATCCTTGGAAAGCTATAGGGCTAGAGTGGCTACTCCCCTCTCCTCCGCCTCACGAAAATTTTGAAGAAGATATTCCAACGGTTTTAAATGAACCTTATTGTTATGGCTTAGATAAACCATTCGTCGAAGATGAGAAATTTTATGTAGAAAAGTCACTCAAAAAACATTAA
- the psaM gene encoding photosystem I reaction center subunit XII codes for MESSQEIILIALGLLIVIFAGTLALRLGISLKD; via the coding sequence ATGGAATCATCTCAAGAGATAATTTTAATCGCTTTAGGATTACTGATTGTAATCTTTGCAGGAACTTTAGCATTAAGACTTGGTATAAGTTTAAAGGATTAA